The following coding sequences are from one Tolumonas lignilytica window:
- a CDS encoding methyl-accepting chemotaxis protein — protein sequence MKIRSKILLLGILPLVLAIIAVNTSVYFLNTSRIESQQVALRAELMKNKKAELNTYIQIAQTSIADLYALPDSPENREQVKKILRQLRYNKDGYFFVYDYNGVNQVLGPKPEIEGKNMFNAKDAAGKYFIQALINAALSGDGYAEYLWNKPSLGRDVSKLSYTVKLDKYQWVLGTGFYIDDIETTLNNQRQQLEADTRTSLWHVSLISLGVMAITLLITSLIGNKISQPLRDVVAALHDIANGEGDLTQRLKISSQDEIGDVSKAFNHFVERIQELVAQVANVSQRIFSETESLAQISHQYSHQMQEHRKETEQVASAVNEMSATAQSVSSAASNAANATSEATQNSEQASEVVSTAISSINSLVQEVDSASSVISMLAQETAKIGSVVDVIRGIAEQTNLLALNAAIEAARAGEQGRGFAVVADEVRALAARTQQSTQEINTMLQTLQQGVRQAVDAMDGSQQHSQETVSETARIEESLSTVNQAVNMINDMNLQIATAAEEQHAVTEEISRNLENIQHIVQDLSSAAVKSEQTTAEMASAGRSLQDLIKQFRY from the coding sequence ATGAAGATTAGAAGCAAGATACTCTTATTAGGCATTCTGCCCCTCGTTCTGGCCATCATCGCCGTTAATACCTCTGTTTATTTTTTAAATACCAGCCGGATCGAAAGTCAACAGGTCGCTTTACGTGCCGAACTGATGAAGAACAAGAAAGCGGAACTGAACACGTATATTCAAATTGCCCAAACATCCATTGCCGATCTTTATGCGTTACCTGATTCACCTGAAAACCGGGAACAGGTGAAGAAAATCCTGAGACAATTACGCTATAACAAAGATGGTTACTTCTTTGTTTACGACTATAACGGCGTAAATCAGGTATTAGGCCCCAAGCCGGAAATCGAAGGCAAAAACATGTTTAATGCCAAAGATGCGGCTGGTAAGTATTTTATTCAGGCTCTCATCAATGCGGCACTGAGCGGCGACGGTTACGCCGAATATCTGTGGAATAAACCCTCGTTGGGACGTGACGTATCAAAACTCTCTTACACGGTAAAACTTGATAAATATCAGTGGGTGTTAGGTACAGGTTTTTATATTGATGACATTGAAACAACGCTGAATAACCAACGTCAGCAACTGGAGGCCGACACCCGTACTAGTCTGTGGCATGTTTCGCTGATTTCACTGGGCGTCATGGCCATTACACTGCTGATTACCTCTTTGATCGGAAATAAAATTTCACAACCACTGCGTGATGTCGTCGCCGCTTTACATGATATTGCCAATGGTGAGGGTGACCTGACACAACGCTTAAAAATAAGCAGTCAGGATGAAATTGGTGACGTAAGTAAAGCCTTTAATCATTTTGTGGAACGCATTCAGGAGCTGGTTGCGCAAGTCGCCAATGTCAGCCAGCGTATTTTCAGCGAAACGGAATCACTGGCTCAAATATCTCATCAATATTCACACCAGATGCAGGAACACCGCAAAGAAACCGAACAGGTTGCCAGCGCCGTAAATGAAATGAGTGCAACGGCACAGTCGGTTTCCAGTGCCGCCTCTAATGCCGCGAATGCAACCAGCGAAGCGACACAGAACTCGGAACAAGCCAGTGAAGTAGTTAGCACCGCCATCAGCAGTATCAATAGCTTGGTACAAGAGGTCGATTCTGCCTCTTCCGTGATCAGTATGCTGGCACAGGAAACGGCCAAAATCGGTTCGGTGGTCGATGTGATCCGTGGCATTGCAGAACAAACCAATCTGCTTGCCTTGAACGCTGCGATTGAAGCGGCCAGAGCCGGTGAGCAAGGTCGTGGATTTGCGGTCGTGGCCGATGAAGTGCGAGCACTGGCTGCCCGTACTCAGCAAAGCACGCAAGAGATCAATACCATGCTGCAGACGCTGCAACAGGGTGTCCGGCAAGCGGTTGATGCCATGGACGGTAGCCAGCAGCACAGTCAGGAAACGGTGAGTGAAACGGCACGGATTGAAGAATCATTAAGCACCGTGAATCAGGCCGTCAACATGATCAACGATATGAACCTGCAGATTGCGACCGCAGCCGAAGAGCAACATGCGGTGACTGAAGAGATCAGCCGGAATCTGGAGAACATCCAGCACATCGTGCAGGATCTCTCCAGTGCAGCCGTAAAATCAGAACAAACAACGGCAGAAATGGCCTCTGCGGGCCGGTCTTTACAAGATCTGATCAAGCAATTCCGTTACTGA
- a CDS encoding HlyU family transcriptional regulator, with protein MFSKLVKSLFGGAEKPAMKVEPVEYKGYLIYAEPKDEGSQYRLAGRICKEINGELKTHLFIRSDLFPSKEDASQWMVRKAELFIDQTGDHMFQ; from the coding sequence ATGTTCAGTAAATTAGTGAAGTCGTTGTTTGGCGGTGCAGAGAAACCGGCAATGAAGGTCGAACCCGTCGAATACAAAGGGTATCTGATTTATGCCGAGCCAAAGGATGAAGGCAGTCAGTACCGCTTGGCCGGACGGATCTGCAAAGAAATTAACGGCGAGTTAAAAACGCATCTGTTCATTCGCTCGGATCTGTTTCCATCCAAAGAAGATGCGTCGCAGTGGATGGTGCGCAAAGCCGAATTATTTATCGACCAGACTGGCGACCACATGTTTCAATAA
- a CDS encoding (Fe-S)-binding protein → MRTELDWSEYQDRGMGDAYADIPKQGGDFAKAVAVCIRSGVCEQHGRGVMCPSYRITGKPLLSPGGRVQLLKRALNSDAKAITYDRELAEAMDLCVACKGCKRECENNVDMAQIKIEYLAQQLKTQPLLWRSRLFAYSPLWINRFPWLGRLIRLRNRSALLAHWGDKWLGIAKQVALPEVAVTPFAPLDRSFPPLSAHPSGEIREVVLWLDSFSTLFAPQQAEDALYLLRLAGFTVHVVHPRSVDGAILDSGRSLLTFGLVEETRKLSRQLLKVLSPYVEQGLAIVGLEPSSLLMLRDEYKTLGLGQPALALAKQAMLFEEFIAAELTRGGFQLPFQAGKITQPVLIHGHCHQKAIGAMKSVRRVLKAIPELEFSFIESSCCGMAGTFGLESEHVDYSHQMAQQSLVPSLQAAPEALVVCNGFGCAHQIKVTAHRPTSHLASLLRHALAEQ, encoded by the coding sequence ATGCGAACCGAATTAGACTGGTCGGAATATCAGGATCGCGGCATGGGTGATGCGTATGCCGACATCCCCAAACAGGGCGGCGATTTCGCCAAAGCCGTTGCGGTGTGTATCCGCAGTGGCGTGTGTGAACAGCATGGACGCGGCGTCATGTGTCCGAGTTATCGAATTACCGGGAAGCCGCTGCTGTCACCGGGTGGTCGGGTGCAGTTGCTGAAACGGGCACTGAACAGTGATGCCAAGGCGATAACCTATGATCGTGAACTGGCAGAAGCGATGGATCTCTGTGTTGCCTGTAAAGGCTGCAAGCGGGAATGCGAAAATAATGTCGATATGGCGCAGATAAAAATTGAATATCTGGCTCAGCAACTGAAAACTCAGCCGTTGTTATGGCGTAGCCGCCTGTTTGCGTATTCGCCGCTTTGGATCAACCGTTTTCCATGGCTGGGTAGGTTGATCCGGCTGCGAAATCGTTCCGCATTGCTCGCTCACTGGGGCGATAAGTGGCTCGGTATTGCCAAACAAGTGGCATTACCGGAAGTCGCGGTTACTCCCTTTGCACCCCTTGATCGGAGCTTTCCGCCACTGTCGGCACATCCTTCCGGAGAGATCCGAGAGGTTGTTTTGTGGCTCGATAGCTTCTCCACCCTGTTTGCTCCGCAGCAGGCCGAAGATGCACTGTATCTGTTACGGCTGGCCGGATTCACCGTGCATGTGGTGCATCCGCGATCTGTCGACGGAGCGATCCTCGATAGTGGACGCTCCTTGCTGACGTTTGGTCTGGTGGAAGAGACCCGCAAGCTGTCCCGGCAATTACTGAAGGTGTTATCGCCTTATGTTGAGCAAGGTCTGGCCATTGTCGGGCTGGAGCCTTCCAGCCTGCTGATGTTGCGTGACGAATACAAAACCCTCGGTTTAGGGCAACCGGCATTGGCTCTGGCAAAACAGGCGATGCTGTTTGAGGAGTTTATCGCCGCCGAACTGACCCGCGGCGGGTTCCAACTGCCATTTCAGGCTGGAAAAATCACCCAACCGGTATTGATTCACGGGCATTGCCATCAGAAAGCAATTGGTGCCATGAAGTCGGTGCGAAGGGTGTTAAAGGCCATCCCGGAACTGGAGTTCAGCTTCATCGAATCCTCCTGCTGTGGCATGGCGGGCACCTTTGGCCTGGAGTCGGAACACGTCGACTATTCACACCAGATGGCACAACAGTCATTGGTTCCGTCGTTACAGGCAGCACCGGAGGCGTTGGTGGTGTGTAACGGTTTCGGCTGTGCTCATCAAATCAAAGTGACCGCACACCGACCCACAAGCCATCTGGCTTCGTTGTTGCGTCATGCGTTAGCAGAACAATGA